The following proteins are encoded in a genomic region of Sorangiineae bacterium MSr12523:
- a CDS encoding glycoside hydrolase family 76 protein codes for MIALLASALAATICNVHCEPRDPAVAGADRTAAEATVWSRKIVLHLSDPDAMGWASIDDGDPGDEAWLDRSFDGGRTWEPGGSKLGATTIPSGRHGWRTLMYNVDDPATRGIGALRACGKAGNRPEIACTPWFRTAASTRVEAAATALMQLYDNGTGLWKTTGWWNSANALTAMLDYWTRTGNAQYRYAIANTFDKNRGNDFTNEYLDDTGWWGLAWVRAYDLTGESRYLDMAKKTADYMNAYRDGTCGGGVWWRTDKSYKNAITNEIFIELSAALHNRIAGDTVHVQRARETWQWFQASGMINANNLINDGLDSATCRNNGQTTWTYNQGVILGALVQLHDATGDASLLTKARQLADASTASTALNPGGILREPCESGNCGADGPSFKGIYVRNLGELDRALAGRPYRMYLQRQADTAFARNRTMLDQYGLHWNGPFDQVDAARQHSALEAHVAAY; via the coding sequence ATGATCGCTCTTCTCGCGTCGGCCCTGGCGGCGACGATTTGCAATGTGCATTGCGAGCCGCGCGATCCTGCGGTGGCCGGTGCCGATCGCACGGCGGCGGAGGCCACGGTGTGGTCGCGCAAGATCGTGCTGCACCTCTCCGATCCGGATGCCATGGGCTGGGCCAGCATCGACGACGGCGATCCGGGCGATGAAGCATGGCTCGATCGATCCTTCGATGGCGGGCGCACGTGGGAGCCGGGTGGCAGCAAGCTCGGGGCGACGACGATTCCCTCGGGGCGGCACGGGTGGCGCACGCTCATGTACAACGTGGATGACCCTGCGACGCGGGGCATCGGTGCGCTGCGCGCATGCGGCAAGGCGGGCAATCGACCCGAGATCGCCTGCACACCGTGGTTTCGCACGGCGGCGAGCACGCGTGTCGAGGCCGCGGCCACGGCCCTCATGCAGCTTTACGACAATGGCACGGGCCTCTGGAAGACCACGGGCTGGTGGAACTCCGCCAATGCATTGACCGCGATGCTCGATTATTGGACGCGCACCGGCAATGCCCAATACCGCTATGCCATTGCCAACACGTTCGACAAAAACCGAGGCAACGATTTCACCAACGAATACCTCGACGACACCGGCTGGTGGGGCCTTGCATGGGTGCGCGCCTACGATCTCACGGGCGAGTCGCGGTACCTCGACATGGCGAAAAAGACCGCCGACTACATGAACGCGTACCGCGATGGCACCTGCGGGGGCGGCGTGTGGTGGCGCACCGACAAATCGTACAAGAATGCCATCACCAACGAGATTTTCATCGAACTGAGCGCCGCGTTGCACAATCGAATCGCGGGCGACACCGTCCACGTGCAGCGCGCCCGCGAGACGTGGCAATGGTTTCAAGCGAGCGGCATGATCAACGCGAACAACTTGATCAACGATGGCCTGGACTCCGCGACGTGCCGCAACAATGGGCAGACCACGTGGACGTACAATCAAGGCGTCATCTTGGGCGCGCTGGTGCAACTGCACGATGCCACCGGGGATGCGTCGTTGTTGACCAAGGCCCGGCAACTTGCTGACGCTTCGACCGCGAGCACCGCGCTCAACCCGGGTGGCATTCTGCGCGAGCCCTGCGAAAGCGGCAATTGTGGTGCGGATGGCCCGTCGTTCAAAGGCATCTACGTGCGCAACCTGGGCGAACTCGATCGCGCCCTCGCGGGTCGGCCGTATCGCATGTACCTGCAGCGGCAAGCCGATACGGCCTTTGCGCGCAATCGGACGATGCTGGATCAATATGGCCTGCATTGGAATGGGCCGTTCGATCAGGTGGACGCAGCCCGCCAACACAGTGCTCTCGAGGCCCACGTCGCCGCGTATTGA